The following are encoded together in the uncultured Desulfovibrio sp. genome:
- a CDS encoding sigma 54-interacting transcriptional regulator — protein MTTAPFPSHADGHAVRPADGAPGVPSLGNVHWLLLKMAQCHTLEQVFSLVAGTLGRLPGTALCRIWLLEQSTPDLCATCRQFYDCTDHRQCLRLVASSGRSRCGGQEWTALDGKFQRFPLGRGKVGRIAQSGQAFHVDGVSPRMPWVSDPQWIEAEGIQTFLGLPLVHKGTMLGVLALFSRQRHEAPEMDSLRLVAEYLAVSIANAQAFEELARLKRCLEIENVYLRADMAPSDEALLGDGPAMRELRDRIRQVAYASIPVLIVGEVGSGRGSVARELHRQSPAAGGPLVRVDCTRLSEEHFERDFFGSATTEGTGVIGFLEAARRGSLFFDNIQDLPPLVQRKLLGILRSREFRKMGEPNPQPLHTRFMASADPSLPQRVRQGSFREDLFYYLNVFSLDVPPLRQRREDIPLLAQRVLQSLARQYKRPCPQLPEDCWQLLRDYAWPGNLRELRNVFMRVVLTATGSRVDAAMLHAVLKTTQQGGSAGTEEHVYTEQEMVRLARDNTLRALAACGNRIYGDGGAARLLGISPTTLCSRLRKYGIAPVRGGKTGAGRHGAS, from the coding sequence ATGACCACAGCGCCCTTTCCTTCCCATGCCGACGGCCATGCCGTGCGGCCGGCGGACGGCGCGCCTGGGGTGCCCTCGCTGGGCAATGTGCACTGGCTGCTGCTGAAGATGGCCCAGTGCCATACCCTTGAGCAGGTGTTCTCTCTGGTGGCCGGCACCCTGGGCCGTCTGCCCGGTACGGCCCTGTGCCGGATATGGCTGCTGGAGCAGAGCACGCCCGACCTCTGTGCCACCTGCCGGCAGTTCTATGACTGCACGGACCATCGGCAGTGCCTGCGGCTGGTGGCCAGTTCCGGGCGGTCCCGTTGCGGCGGGCAGGAGTGGACGGCCCTTGACGGGAAGTTCCAGCGCTTTCCCCTGGGGCGGGGCAAGGTGGGCCGCATTGCACAATCCGGTCAGGCCTTTCATGTGGACGGGGTTTCCCCCCGCATGCCCTGGGTGAGTGATCCGCAGTGGATCGAGGCGGAGGGGATTCAGACCTTTCTGGGCCTTCCGCTGGTGCACAAGGGGACCATGCTGGGCGTGCTGGCCCTGTTCAGCCGGCAGCGGCATGAAGCGCCGGAAATGGACAGCCTGCGCCTTGTGGCGGAATATCTGGCCGTGTCCATTGCCAATGCCCAGGCCTTTGAGGAGCTGGCCCGCCTGAAGCGCTGCCTGGAAATCGAAAATGTCTATCTGCGGGCCGATATGGCGCCCTCGGACGAAGCCCTGCTGGGAGACGGTCCGGCCATGCGCGAGCTGCGGGACAGGATACGGCAGGTTGCCTATGCGTCCATTCCCGTGCTTATCGTGGGAGAAGTGGGGTCCGGCCGGGGCAGTGTGGCCAGGGAACTGCACCGGCAGAGTCCTGCGGCCGGGGGACCGCTGGTCAGGGTGGACTGCACCCGCCTTTCCGAAGAACATTTTGAACGGGATTTCTTCGGCTCCGCCACAACGGAGGGAACCGGCGTCATCGGCTTTCTGGAGGCTGCACGGCGCGGCTCTCTCTTTTTTGACAATATTCAGGACCTGCCGCCGCTGGTGCAGCGCAAGCTGCTGGGCATCCTCCGTTCCCGGGAATTCCGGAAGATGGGGGAACCCAATCCCCAGCCCCTGCACACGCGCTTCATGGCCTCGGCTGATCCCAGCCTGCCCCAGCGGGTCCGGCAGGGCAGCTTCCGGGAAGACCTGTTCTATTATCTCAATGTCTTTTCCCTGGACGTGCCCCCCCTGCGCCAGCGCAGGGAGGATATCCCCCTGCTGGCGCAGCGGGTTCTGCAATCCCTGGCCCGTCAGTACAAGCGGCCCTGCCCGCAGCTGCCGGAAGACTGCTGGCAGCTGCTGCGGGACTATGCCTGGCCGGGCAACCTGCGCGAGCTGCGCAATGTGTTCATGCGCGTGGTGCTGACGGCCACGGGAAGCCGTGTGGACGCCGCCATGCTGCACGCCGTGCTGAAGACAACGCAGCAGGGCGGCAGCGCCGGCACAGAGGAACACGTGTACACGGAACAGGAAATGGTCCGGCTGGCCAGGGACAATACCCTGCGCGCCCTTGCGGCCTGCGGCAACAGAATCTACGGGGACGGCGGCGCCGCGCGTCTGCTGGGCATCAGCCCCACCACCCTGTGTTCGCGGCTCAGGAAGTACGGCATTGCCCCGGTGCGGGGCGGAAAGACGGGAGCAGGGCGGCATGGCGCGTCGTGA
- a CDS encoding helix-turn-helix domain-containing protein, giving the protein MARRDGRTLSPDILCIIRRKAVEAVTSGELTQQRAAEVFGVTRVTVARWVRAFRQEGEAALTLRRRGRPHGALIGQERAAALLQLLARGLPERSDIAFPLWHRESVGLLIERLYGLALSRWTLQRLFHQWGLRLPPGGRRFFAGLSAVTEDCPGDGAAEARPQGARMTAWYVCRIVPPPDQGALSLMTAFSRRGEAFFCGDACLPAAVPSLFLLLERLQALSRSRIFCQLACDAGLATEEYQMMRRWLAQHWPHSHFCSFS; this is encoded by the coding sequence ATGGCGCGTCGTGACGGCAGAACGCTGTCCCCGGATATCCTGTGCATCATACGGCGCAAGGCCGTGGAGGCCGTCACCTCCGGCGAGCTGACGCAGCAGCGCGCCGCCGAGGTCTTCGGGGTGACGCGCGTTACCGTGGCCCGCTGGGTGCGGGCCTTCCGGCAGGAAGGGGAGGCGGCCCTGACCCTCCGGCGACGGGGGCGTCCCCACGGTGCGCTCATCGGGCAGGAGCGGGCCGCTGCCCTGTTGCAGCTTCTGGCCCGGGGGCTTCCGGAGCGCAGCGACATTGCCTTTCCGCTCTGGCACCGGGAGTCGGTGGGCCTGCTCATCGAGCGCCTGTACGGCCTGGCCCTTTCCCGCTGGACATTGCAGCGCCTGTTTCACCAGTGGGGGCTGCGGCTGCCCCCCGGCGGCCGGCGCTTTTTTGCCGGGCTGTCTGCCGTGACGGAGGACTGTCCGGGAGACGGGGCAGCGGAAGCACGGCCCCAGGGGGCGCGCATGACGGCCTGGTACGTGTGCCGCATTGTTCCGCCGCCCGATCAGGGGGCGCTGTCCCTGATGACGGCCTTTTCCCGCCGGGGCGAAGCCTTTTTTTGTGGCGATGCCTGTCTGCCCGCGGCGGTTCCTTCCCTCTTTCTGCTGCTGGAGCGCCTTCAGGCGCTCTCGCGGTCCCGCATTTTCTGTCAGCTGGCCTGTGACGCCGGGCTGGCAACAGAAGAATATCAGATGATGCGGCGCTGGCTTGCGCAGCACTGGCCCCACAGCCATTTCTGCTCCTTTTCCTGA